The stretch of DNA TCCATCTCAAGCACGGGACGGAGTCTCATCGCTGTTCAATTGGCAACATCGTGCGACATCACATCCCGAGAAGATCAGTTGCGATTTCACAGCGAGCTGTTGTCGGGAGGGTGGGAGTTCGATCAAGGCTTTGCCTCTCCCGGATGGCCGGGAGCATGCTGAATCAGCCAATCGCGGGTGTCGAGCAGCCGACATCGAACGCGGCAGCCGTAGCCCAGGACGCTCGACTCTCGATCTAAACCGCGTCGCCACTTCGCCGGCAGGTGGCACGGCAGGCTCGCCCAGCAGTGGCACACGAAGGTGGCCAAATCGGCCGAGAAATCGGCCAGAAACCCCGAAAGAACCGCCTCCTCGCCACAGCCCCACAGAGCTCGGCTGGCGAGCGTTTGCGGTTCGATGACCTAAGTCTCAAACCAATCGCCGGCGCTTGCCTCGCAGCGTCCTAGGGGCTCCTAGAGCTATGCCATAGCTCTCGTACCGAGAGGCTGGCCTTTGGGCAATCCGGGCCGGGCGCCATGGGCTCGACCAAGCTCCTAACGCCGCTCAGGCAACGCGGCGGCGGGTGCCACTGCTGGCTCGCCCAGCAGTGCGAAGCGCGTACCCGGCGCCCACTGCTGGACGAGCCAGCAGTGGCACGCAGATCTGAGGCGTTGACGTGTTGCCCCTGGACGCGTGGCTCTCGATCGAAACCGGGTCTCCATGTCGCAGGGGCGCCGCTAAGCTGCGACGTGCGGCCGCCCGACGAGGGGGGGGCAACAAGGGCCGCGAAGACGCCGAGGTAGTGCCTTGGAGGTAGTGCCTTGGGTCCAAAATCTCAGCTCAGAACCCCGTCGAAGGAACTGAAGTCGCCTTAGAGGGGGCGTCTCGCCCTCCACCGCGGGGCAAGGCACGTTCTGGCAGACTTCTGAGCAGCCTGTGGAAAGCGCCAAGCGGTGGCGCCGCTAGCTCGCACCGATAGCACTTGGTACGGATTGTGCCCTGCTAGGGACGTTCAAATGCGGTTTCATGGAAGGACCGCGCGGTAAAAGAAGCGTGTCTGTACCGCGCGCCATTTCTCAAGAAGAGCGCGGGCAACTTACTGCCCGGACTCCATCGGGCACAGCGGACCTGCCTAGCCAAGGAGATTGAGATCATGCCGTGGCCAATTGCGACCTTCTTGATTGTAATTTCGTCCAGCTATGGCGTTGCTGCGACTTACTACGTCTCGCCGTCAGGGAGTAACGCCGCAAATGGATCGGCGACGAGCCCCTGGGAATCACTGCAGTACGCTGCTGACCAAGTAAGCGCAGGCGATCGCGTCATCGTGCGACCGGGGGACTACGTCGGCTTTCACCTTACCCGTAGCGGCGTCGCGGATGGCCGTATCGAATTCCTTGCCGAGCCGGGCGCTCGGGTTACCGCGCGGAACGGCACGACGCCGGACGGGATCAACCTGGAAGGCGCCTCGTACGTCACGATCGATGGCTTCGAGGTTATTGGGATGCCACGCGCCGGTGTGCGGACCGTGGGTCCGTATGTCGGAGGGCAGCAGGCCTTTGCGGAGTTCGTGACGATTCGCAACACCATCAGTCGCGACAACACCGTGTGGGGGATCCTGACGGGTTTCGTGGACGACCTCTTGATCGAAGGGAACCGCACCTCGAACTCGGCGAGGGAGCATGGCATCTACGTCGGCAACAGCGGAGACCGCCCCATCATTCGCAACAACACGTCGTTCGGAAACCGCGCCAATGGCATCCACGTCAACGCCGACGTCTCAAGCGGGCTCGATGGCGTCATCGAGGAGGCGCATATCGACGGCAACGTCATCTACGACAACGGCGTTGGCGGGGGGAGCGGCATCAACTTGGATGGTGTCCGGAACTCGGTGATCGAGAACAACCTGATCTACAACGCCCATGCCAGCGGGATCTCTCTCTACCGGATCGATGGCGCCGAGCCGTCCAGCGGTAATGTCGTCGCCAACAACACCATCCACCAGGCTAACGACGGGC from Botrimarina mediterranea encodes:
- a CDS encoding right-handed parallel beta-helix repeat-containing protein; this translates as MPWPIATFLIVISSSYGVAATYYVSPSGSNAANGSATSPWESLQYAADQVSAGDRVIVRPGDYVGFHLTRSGVADGRIEFLAEPGARVTARNGTTPDGINLEGASYVTIDGFEVIGMPRAGVRTVGPYVGGQQAFAEFVTIRNTISRDNTVWGILTGFVDDLLIEGNRTSNSAREHGIYVGNSGDRPIIRNNTSFGNRANGIHVNADVSSGLDGVIEEAHIDGNVIYDNGVGGGSGINLDGVRNSVIENNLIYNAHASGISLYRIDGAEPSSGNVVANNTIHQANDGRWALNLQNGSTDTTIANNILISDHSSRGAIDISQDSLTGTVSDYNVMISRLTTNGGGSILTLPQWQTQTGLDSNSLVATADELFVDATAGDYRLREGSPARDAGWNQLAPAADLEGTPRPQGAVVDIGAYEAPVSIPGDYNSDGVIDAADYTSWRDAVGQPAGTLPNDVDGGVIGPAQYATWQANYGSGVDDASTRLLGSLGHAPEPTTAALLWLGLAMASHVRRRQP